Proteins encoded in a region of the Longimicrobium sp. genome:
- a CDS encoding S8 family peptidase: MTRATFAILGSALALAACSDVQDPTGARPSPTSSVRSAAPGSAVPGSYIVVLNEGADPRSVAAVAQVDPQYVYTAAINGFAAELNAGQLNALQHNPNVEYIEEDAVVQSATTQSGATWGIDRIDQRALPLSGTYNYTTTASTVYAYVIDTGIQTSHAQFGGRAAVSYDALGGNGQDCNGHGTHVAGTIGSATYGVAKSVRLRAVRVLNCQGSGTNSGVIAGIDWVRVNHASPAVANMSLGGGYSSAENTAVTNLVNSGVFLAVAAGNENQNACNVSPASAPAVTTVAASDRTDTRASFSNYGSCVDIYAPGVNITSTWLSGGTNTISGTSMASPHVAGVAALYKATYGNASQSTINSWLVNNSTANVIKSNPSGTVNRLLYKSTL, encoded by the coding sequence ATGACCCGTGCCACATTCGCAATCCTGGGCAGCGCCCTGGCGCTCGCCGCCTGCTCCGACGTCCAGGACCCCACCGGCGCCCGCCCGTCGCCCACGTCGTCCGTGCGCTCCGCGGCCCCCGGCAGCGCCGTCCCGGGCTCGTACATCGTGGTGCTGAACGAGGGCGCCGACCCGCGCTCGGTGGCGGCGGTGGCGCAGGTCGATCCGCAGTACGTCTACACCGCGGCCATCAACGGCTTCGCGGCGGAGCTGAACGCCGGGCAGCTCAACGCCCTGCAGCACAACCCGAACGTGGAGTACATCGAGGAGGACGCCGTGGTGCAGTCCGCCACCACGCAGAGCGGCGCCACGTGGGGGATCGACCGCATCGACCAGCGCGCGCTTCCGCTGAGCGGCACCTACAACTACACGACCACCGCCTCCACGGTGTACGCGTACGTCATCGACACGGGCATCCAGACCTCGCACGCGCAGTTCGGCGGGCGCGCCGCGGTGTCGTACGACGCGCTGGGCGGCAACGGGCAGGACTGCAACGGGCACGGCACGCACGTGGCCGGCACCATCGGCTCCGCCACCTACGGCGTGGCCAAGAGCGTGCGCCTGCGCGCCGTGCGCGTGCTCAACTGCCAGGGGAGCGGCACCAACTCCGGCGTCATCGCCGGCATCGACTGGGTGCGCGTGAACCACGCGAGCCCGGCGGTCGCCAACATGTCGCTGGGCGGCGGCTACTCGTCCGCCGAGAACACGGCCGTCACCAACCTGGTGAACTCGGGCGTCTTCCTGGCCGTGGCCGCGGGCAACGAGAACCAGAACGCGTGCAACGTCTCCCCGGCCAGCGCGCCGGCGGTGACCACCGTGGCCGCGTCCGACCGCACCGACACGCGCGCCTCGTTCAGCAACTACGGCAGCTGCGTGGACATCTACGCGCCGGGCGTGAACATCACCTCCACCTGGCTGAGCGGCGGCACCAACACCATCAGCGGCACCTCGATGGCGTCGCCGCACGTGGCCGGCGTGGCCGCGCTCTACAAGGCGACGTACGGCAACGCCTCGCAGTCCACCATCAACAGCTGGCTGGTGAACAACTCCACCGCCAACGTCATCAAGAGCAACCCGTCCGGCACGGTCAACCGCCTGCTGTACAAGAGCACGCTGTAA